In Penicillium psychrofluorescens genome assembly, chromosome: 5, a single window of DNA contains:
- a CDS encoding uncharacterized protein (ID:PFLUO_008155-T1.cds;~source:funannotate), which yields MAPANGPERVASIMLSWHSLDLVSCTTLQTLWAGYGQICAITARALTNEAAKHLSVLCDVEPGVAGATYPLILKLISPPRQSGSAEDEDEIEDEGHLRKMLSYEVEQYFYSDVVPRLGDKVAVAKCLASTRGLRGEQEGAEELRGLMATIMVDLRVKFPVAGEKKSVLNSTQVCGALDWLAGFHGRSWGLLPPDSLEEYVLPPLEETARRQRAGRGDTIIGSRLWLNGGYTYLTTRRTEYASLAQDTCSEWCEALCSPASEGSCSSSLSIAEMAALFLTPRGRPIESYIHGDVKSENLFTTTNGEQVAFFDFQYVGLGLGVCDLAKLFTCSVPLHMLVDDAGHDHEPLPEKLTMREGEKRLLTRYHIHLLRNQDGGISYEWDTFRRHWETALVDWCRFQASWGFWGNTEWLGARVRSILSDQGWRDWLQQNIGSRDG from the coding sequence ATGGCCCCCGCCAATGGCCCCGAGCGGGTCGCCAGCATCATGCTATCGTGGCACTCGCTCGACCTCGTCTCATGCACCACCCTACAGACCCTATGGGCTGGTTACGGGCAGATCTGCGCCATTACCGCGCGAGCTCTCACCAACGAAGCAGCGAAGCATCTCAGCGTGCTTTGCGATGTAGAACCAGGAGTCGCCGGGGCCACATACCCTCTCATCCTCAAGCTTATCTCACCTCCCAGGCAAAGCGGCAGcgctgaggatgaggatgagattgaggatgagggcCACCTGCGAAAAATGCTGAGCTACGAGGTAGAGCAGTACTTCTACAGCGATGTGGTCCCGCGCCTGGGCGACAAGGTCGCCGTTGCTAAATGCCTTGCCTCGACGCGAGGCCTGCGCGGCGAGCAGGAGGGCGCGGAGGAACTCCGCGGTCTGATGGCGACGATCATGGTTGATCTGCGTGTGAAGTTTCCAGTCGCAGGCGAAAAGAAGAGTGTGCTGAACAGCACACAGGTGTGTGGGGCGCTGGATTGGTTGGCTGGTTTCCACGGCCGCTCGTGGGGTCTACTGCCCCCAGATAGTCTGGAGGAATATGTCTTGCCGCCGCTTGAAGAGACTGCTAGAAGACAACGCGCAGGCAGGGGGGATACTATCATTGGGAGTCGACTGTGGCTTAACGGGGGATACACGTACCTCACGACGCGACGTACAGAGTACGCTTCTCTAGCTCAGGATACCTGCTCCGAGTGGTGCGAAGCCCTGTGCAGTCCAGCTTCAGAAGgttcctgctcgtcctcaCTATCCATCGCCGAGATGGCTGCATTGTTCTTGACACCCCGGGGGAGACCCATTGAGTCGTACATCCACGGCGACGTCAAGTCCGAGAATCTCTTCACGACAACGAACGGAGAACAGGTCGCGTTCTTCGACTTCCAGTACGTAGGCCTCGGTCTTGGAGTCTGCGACCTCGCCAAACTGTTTACATGCTCGGTACCTCTGCATATGCTTGTTGACGATGCTGGGCATGACCATGAGCCTTTACCCGAGAAGCTGACGATGCgtgagggagagaaaagactTCTAACGCGATACCACATACATCTCCTCCGGAATCAAGATGGAGGCATTTCGTATGAATGGGATACGTTCAGGCGGCATTGGGAAACGGCACTCGTAGACTGGTGTCGATTCCAGGCTTCTTGGGGCTTCTGGGGCAATACGGAGTGGCTTGGGGCTCGGGTGAGATCTATCCTGAGTGACCAGGGGTGGAGGGACTGGCTGCAGCAGAATATCGGCAGCCGGGATGGTTGA
- a CDS encoding uncharacterized protein (ID:PFLUO_008153-T1.cds;~source:funannotate) has protein sequence MPGDDTQERSVSAPQSPDALEAQSLLSDDVEPSPPSNPPRLPSHGMRQSSIAQPTTDGQPRTPRTLNHVRFDIDDESAAAGDDQYSNGRAHSPDDELWLDDEDYELRDQGARGARHTGQTVPLLTDIEAPSVTLATSEDFFPEDHLENARPRSGMKMAFMNMANSIIGAGIIGQPYALRQAGMVMGIVLLTALTVTVDWTVRLIVVNSKLSGADSFQATMQYCFGKSGLIAISVAQWAFAFGGMVAFCIIVGDTIPHVMSALFPSLREMSVLWLLTDRRAVIVLFVLGISYPLSLYRDIAKLAKASALALVSMSVIVVTVITQGFRVPPDSRGEIKSHLIINSGFFQAVGVISFAFVCHHNSLLIYGSLKRPTLDRFTTVTHYSTGVSLIMCLAMGIAGFLSFGSKTQGNVLNNFPSNNILVNIARFCFGLNMLTTLPLEAFVCRSVMTTYYFPDEPFNMNRHIIFTTALVVSSVILALITCDLGSVFELIGATSAAALAYIFPPLCYIKLSSTSRRAKIPAYACVAFGLIVMGVSVVQAVAKIISSMPFPVVPAVSISTC, from the exons ATGCCCGGGGATGACACGCAAGAGCGTTCTGTGTCTGCGCCCCAGAGCCCGGACGCGCTGGAGGCTCAGTCCTTGCTCTCCGACGACGTAGAACCCAGTCCGCCTTCCAACCCCCCACGCCTCCCGTCCCATGGCATGCGCCAGTCCTCCATTGCTCAACCGACGACAGACGGGCAGCCTCGCACACCTCGGACCCTGAACCACGTCCGGTTTGACATCGATGACGAGTCGGCAGCCGCAGGGGACGATCAATATTCGAACGGCCGTGCTCACAGCCCGGATGATGAGCTCTGGCTAGATGACGAGGACTATGAGCTACGAGACCAGGGCGCGCGAGGCGCGCGACACACGGGACAGACAGTTCCTCTTCTTACGGACATCGAGGCTCCTAGTGTGACCCTCGCCACCTCAGAGGACTTCTTCCCCGAAGACCACCTCGAGAATGCCCGTCCGCGAAGCGGAATGAAGATGGCGTTTATGAACATGGCCAACAGCATCATCGGGGCTGGGATCATTGGCCAGCCGTATGCGCTCCGGCAGGCGggcatggtgatggggatCGTGTTGCTCACCGCATTGACCGTCACGGTCGACTGGACGGTCCGCTTGATTGTGGTCAACTCCAAGCTCAGCGGAGCGGATTCTTTCCAGGCGACTATGCAATACTGCTTCGGGAAAAGCGGTCTGATTGCCATCTCTGTGGCACAGTGGGCCTTTGCTTTTGGCGGAATGGTTGCCTTTTGTATCATCGTCGGCGATACCATCCCCCATGTAATGAGCGCGTTGTTCCCGTCTCTGCGAGAGATGTCCGTCCTCTGGCTTCTCACGGATCGACGGGCTGTAATTGTCTTGTTTGTTTTGGGTATCTCGTACCCATTGTCTCTTTATCGGGACATTGCCAAG TTGGCAAAAGCATCTGCGCTGGCGCTGGTTAGCATGAGCGTCATTGTTGTCACGGTCATCACGCAGGGATTCCGCGTGCCCCCTGATTCTCGtggagaaatcaaaagcCATCTCATCATTAATTCGGGTTTCTTCCAAGCGGTGGGAGTGATTTCTTTCG CGTTTGTCTGCC ATCACAATAGCCTTTTGATCTATGGATCCTTGAAACGGCCGACACTTGACCGCTTTACTACGGTCACCCATTACTCCACTGGAGTCTCGCTGATAATGTGCCTTGCCATGGGCATCGCGGGGTTTCTATCCTTCGGATCGAAAACTCAAGGCAACGTATTGAACAACTTCCCATCTAACAACATCCTGGTCAACATTGCCCGATT CTGCTTCGGCTTAAACATGCTCACCACCCTACCACTCGAGGCATTCGTCTGCCGATCCGTCATGACAACCTATTATTTCCCCGACGAGCCCTTCAACATGAACCGCCACATCATCTTCACTACGGCACTGGTCGTCTCATCCGTGATCCTCGCCCTGATAACGTGCGACCTGGGCAGCGTCTTCGAGCTGATCGGCGCAACCagcgcggcggcgctggcatACATCTTCCCTCCGCTCTGCTATATCAAACTGAGCAGCACCAGCCGGCGGGCTAAGATCCCCGCATATGCGTGCGTTGCTTTTGGGTTAATTGTGATGGGCGTTAGCGTCGTACAGGCTGTTGCGAAGATTATCAGTAGTATGCCATTTCCCGTGGTTCCCGCCGTTTCTATCAGCACTTGCTAA
- a CDS encoding uncharacterized protein (ID:PFLUO_008151-T1.cds;~source:funannotate), protein MSETPKPLRYVDIGINLSDPVFRGKYHGKNAHEDDLSDVIQRARDVGCAKFMVTGSDLVESKHAIDIASKYPGFCYATVGVHPCQAKHFDKHPGGATKMLEELRTLAISSRDSGRAVAFGEIGLDYDRLFLSPMEPQLKYFEAQLDLAVELQMPLFLHSRAASEDFERLLAPRLAKLPKRGLVHSFTGTLEEMQRMVDLGLDVGINGCSMKTEENLEVVKAVPLDRLQIETDGPWCEIRPSHASAKFLDGAPEMPKSVKKEKWQKGCMVKGRNEPVAIARVAHVIAKVKGVTVEEVCEAAWNNSIRMFGLGEEAS, encoded by the exons AT ATCGGTATCAATCTCAGTGACCCGGTATTCCGAGGCAAATATCATGGAAAGAACGCCCATGAAGATGACTTGAGCGACGTGATCCAACGCGCTCGTGATGTGGGCTGCGCGAAGTTCATGGTGACCGGGTCTGACCTAGTCGAGTCGAAGCATGCCATTGACATTGCCAGCAAATACC CCGGCTTCTGCTACGCAACCGTCGGCGTTCACCCCTGCCAAGCAAAGCATTTCGACAAGCATCCGGGCGGCGCAACCAAAATGCTAGAGGAGTTGCGCACCCTAGCGATCTCATCAAGAGATTCCGGACGAGCAGTAGCATTCGGTGAAATTGGTCTCGACTACGATCGACTATTCCTCAGCCCGATGGAGCCGCAACTCAAATATTTCGAGGCCCAATTAGACCTAGCGGTCGAGCTTCAAATGCCGTTGTTCCTCCATTCCCGAGCTGCCAGCGAAGACTTTGAACGACTTCTTGCGCCCAGACTGGCGAAGCTTCCTAAGAGGGGACTTGTGCACAGCTTCACGGGGACattggaggagatgcagcgGATGGTGGACCTGGGTCTGGACGTTGGGATTAACGGGTGTAGCATGAAGACTGAAGAGAATCTGGAGGTTGTGAAAGCCGTCCCGTTAGACCGGCTGCAGATTGAGACTGATGGGCCCTGG TGTGAGATCCGGCCGTCGCACGCCTCGGCGAAGTTCCTGGACGGGGCTCCGGAAATGCCCAAATCCGTTAAGAAGGAGAAGTGGCAGAAGGGCTGTATGGTGAAAGGACGGAATGAACCTGTGGCCATTGCGCGTGTTGCGCATGTCATTGCCAAGGTGAAGGGCGTCACTGTGGAAGAAGTGTGCGAAGC GGCCTGGAATAACTCCATTCGAATGTTTGGACTCGGTGAGGAGGCTTCATAG
- a CDS encoding uncharacterized protein (ID:PFLUO_008152-T1.cds;~source:funannotate) — translation MHPEPEEKPAAEESEDLPLLFEQEKQLENRASEPDYFEDTDSMEFDEDDDDFSELFEVDISKNSDSLLLEQTSSESSFVDIGESTRPTFPDTGLPRSSLSSDDEMLLSHDGGGRQEGVVLWLGQQDEIQRFEGDQMLCE, via the coding sequence ATGCACCCTGAACCAGAAGAAAAGCCGGCAGCAGAAGAGTCCGAGGACCTTCCACTTCTCTTTGAACAGGAAAAGCAGCTTGAGAACCGAGCTTCAGAGCCAGATTATTTCGAGGATACTGATTCCATGGAGttcgacgaagacgatgatgacttcTCAGAATTGTTTGAGGTAGACATATCCAAAAATTCAGACAGTCTGCTACTAGAGCAAACGAGCAGCGAGTCAAGTTTTGTGGACATCGGCGAGTCGACGCGGCCCACCTTCCCCGATACCGGTTTGCCACGTTCATCTCTCTCCAGTGACGATGAGATGCTTCTTTCGCACGATGGTGGAGGGAGACAGGAAGGGGTTGTTCTATGGCTGGGCCAGCAGGATGAGATACAGAGGTTTGAGGGTGATCAGATGCTGTGCGAATAG
- a CDS encoding uncharacterized protein (ID:PFLUO_008154-T1.cds;~source:funannotate): MDPEASERLRRLQLADLGTARRERISTAQDPRKQVPVHLAYIEATRESNITGTKAQRLAEENKGQLEEWKNLHKTVNDTGDVEDLNDILQAMSFFTLIVVAITRCLRRLSVVEAVSLVLEDEEFSMGPPTMELPPNHIHEPPMPQLHRSIWTLLLTPTTVLLLALIAVRGLSEEMAAKNEVMRAEGQFQSQPFDPPDLRITDYSRYVSTPQAFLDSIHSPAQPPNLSPATTNSPTQRSASVAIAPEAKRPPPSFRPEISIPVTVPVNPKAKVPKALAATTAPSAVPANATQLFSITVPSYPKTAEARATVHLPDMATATATTRSTPPSVPVEKEVFPAKQNTQMKYPVELLLAMQAKAEWRRQEALKATNPEDQSKDAMQHFIDGPFQGKKATSEYQATQGRKAEQQEKARAAEDQKAALSAKEQASRTSVDVLQRQVALLARAGAAQAPMTASRAGRAQRSDSEATSMDTSESVISYPKPMLSEEDNFPLPGSSGHLVDVEVESMPQSGLTEHVLSPALVDLTGLDFSTARLHDTVEKEPSIPATPSVSSEDTEQQRLSESVPDIEKMLDPRLVAMSKLVDEFLKQMNDYRREFETHVTKALSSPGRSHSTSQQIIATPEGSSPVIMHTSPGSPVQAPTTPIMTRADEITEMQKWLSQSGAISRDAAINHPSFSRYRSPVRIPSSGTDSPPEAQELPGTPSKTAFSANIPTFDTLRVSESPDRAPHTFDPVKKPEPAVKESTVKGPPVSETLPPVTSPKIKSPGVQTKKQVSWLNKSIYAAPGVPLYTGPPLYTAVNQPIDQPLGKVTEFGKTKVLGVAPFNPSARVASLSQRSHNIPARDLPMPDAPEQAELHQLTSASSGEPYQSKSSLPTVLGPKPFTIPRIKESKIGLSRLFQ, encoded by the exons ATGGATCCTGAGGCGAGCGAAAGGCTTCGCAGGCTACAGCTG GCTGACCTGGGCACTGCGAGACGAGAAAGGATCTCCACAGCGCAAGATCCTCGCAAGCAGGTCCCGGTCCATCTCGCCTACATCGAAGCAACCAGGGAGTCGAACATCACTGGGACCAAGGCTCAGCGTCTTGCTGAGGAGAACAAGGGACAGCTTGAGGAATGGAAAA ACTTGCACAAGACCGTCAATGACACTGGGGACGTGGAAGATCTGAATGACATACTGCAAG CTATGAGTTTCTTCACACTGATCGTCGTGGCCATCACCCGATGCCTGCGCCGTCTGTCGGTCGTGGAGGCGGTGTCATTGGTactcgaggacgaggagttcTCCATGG GGCCTCCTACCATGGAGCTGCCTCCAAACCACATCCACGAGCCTCCTATGCCTCAGCTACATCGGTCCATTTGGACCCTGCTCTTGACACCAACAACGGTGTTGCTGCTAGCCCTTATCGCGGTAAGGGGTCTTTCAGAGGAAATGGCGGCAAAGAACGAGGTCATG AGGGCAGAAGGCCAGTTCCAGTCCCAGCCCTTCGACCCACCCGACCTGCGTAT TACGGACTATTCTCGATACGTCAGTACCCCCCAGGCATTCTTGGACTCGATTCATAGCCCGGCGCAGCCTCCCAACCTCTCTCCTGCAACCACCAACTCTCCAACTCAGAGGTCTGCATCCGTTGCCATCGCTCCGGAGGCGAAACGTCCCCCTCCTTCGTTTAGGCCTGAAATCTCCATTCCGGTCACCGTGCCTGTGAACCCCAAGGCCAAAGTTCCCAAGGCTCTGGCTGCTACGACTGCACCGTCTGCTGTTCCAGCAAACGCAACGCAGCTTTTTTCCATCACAGTTCCCTCATACCCCAAGACTGCGGAAGCCCGTGCTACAGTTCATCTCCCTGATATGGCTACTGCTACAGCTACCACACGATCTACACCACCATCTGTACCAGTTGAGAAGGAAGTGTTTCCTGCGAAGCAGAACACACAGATGAAATACCCGGTCGAACTTTTGCTCGCTATGCAAGCCAAGGCTGAATGGCGTCGGCAGGAGGCTCTGAAGGCGACAAACCCGGAGGACCAGAGCAAAGATGCAATGCAGCACTTCATTGACGGGCCTTTCCAGGGCAAAAAGGCTACGTCCGAGTACCAAGCAACTCAGGGTCGAAAGGCCGAACAGCAGGAGAAAGCTCGGGCTGCCGAAGATCAAAAGGCTGCCTTGTCTGCCAAAGAACAAGCTTCTCGCACGAGTGTGGACGTATTGCAGCGACAGGTTGCATTACTCGCAAGAGCTGGAGCCGCTCAGGCGCCAATGACTGCTTCTCGTGCTGGAAGGGCACAACGGTCTGATTCTGAAGCTACCTCGATGGATACCTCGGAAAGTGTCATTTCATACCCCAAGCCTATGCTttccgaggaagacaatTTCCCTCTGCCTGGCTCGAGCGGACATCTTGTCGATGTTGAAGTAGAATCAATGCCCCAAAGTGGATTGACAGAGCATGTTCTCAGCCCTGCGCTGGTGGACCTGACCGGGCTTGATTTCTCCACAGCCAGACTTCATGACACAGTGGAGAAGGAACCATCCATTCCTGCAACGCCTTCCGTCTCTAGTGAAGATACTGAGCAGCAACGTCTTTCTGAAAGCGTCCCAGATATCGAAAAAATGCTCGATCCGAGGTTGGTTGCGATGTCGAAACTGGTTGACGAGTTCCTGAAACAAATGAATGATTACAGAAGAGAATTTGAAACGCATGTCACAAAGGCTCTCAGCTCACCTGGGAGGTCCCACTCTACATCGCAGCAAATCATCGCGACACCTGAGGGATCCTCTCCTGTGATCATGCACACCTCGCCGGGCAGTCCAGTTCAAGCTCCAACAACGCCCATCATGACCAGGGCCGACGAGATCACGGAAATGCAGAAATGGCTTTCTCAATCCGGTGCTATTTCCAGAGATGCAGCAATAAATCATCCATCGTTCTCGCGGTATCGATCTCCGGTGCGTATTCCATCTTCCGGAACAGACTCACCTCCCGAGGCACAGGAGTTACCCGGTACTCCTTCCAAAACTGCTTTCTCCGCGAACATACCAACCTTTGACACGCTCCGAGTATCTGAATCGCCTGATCGTGCACCTCATACTTTTGACCCGGTGAAGAAGCCCGAGCCTGCGGTGAAAGAGTCTACGGTGAAAGGACCCCCGGTCTCGGAGACTTTGCCGCCTGTTACGAGCCCAAAGATCAAGTCCCCCGGTGTTCAAACCAAGAAACAAGTTAGTTGGTTGAACAAATCCATCTACGCAGCTCCTGGCGTTCCCCTGTACACCGGTCCGCCTCTGTACACTGCCGTCAATCAGCCAATCGATCAGCCACTTGGCAAGGTGACTGAATTCGGGAAGACCAAGGTCCTCGGCGTTGCTCCGTTTAATCCTTCTGCACGTGTCGCATCACTGTCACAGCGCTCCCACAATATTCCTGCTCGAGATCTTCCAATGCCAGATGCTCCTGAGCAGGCTGAGCTCCACCAGCTAACGTCTGCATCCTCGGGTGAACCATACCAGTCGAAGTCGAGCTTGCCTACTGTTCTTGGCCCGAAGCCCTTCACAATTCCTCGTATCAAGGAGTCGAAGATCGGTCTGTCGCGCCTTTTCCAGTGA